AAGTTATGGAAACTATGACCTGAATATGCTTAAGGATCAGGCCAGAAGATTTTACACAGATTATCCGATGGGCGATGACCATATTAATGTGAAAACATTATTTGGAGAATTGCATCCAACAGTAAGAAAAAGTGTAGGAATGCAGAGAGCCTTGAATGAACTGGGCTTTAAGCTGGATGGTACCCATCACAGAGGAGTAGATGATGCCAGAAATATTGCAAAGATTCTGCACTGGTGCCTGAAGAATTATTAAAAGATAAGGTAGACTCAATACTATCATGATGATGGACTCTCTGCAAAGGGAGTCTTTTTTATTTTGATATTGACAATTGATTTTAATTTTTATGATTTAAATTTGATAAAACTTTTTATTCATTGGAGGTACTTGTTGAATTACTTGAAAATACCAACAGAAGCGTGTTTTTGACAGGGAAAGCAGGAACGGGGAAGACTACTTTCCTAAATGATTTTGTGAAAAAGACCCGCAAAAAACATATCATTGTTGCGCCTACAGGTATTGCAGCCATTAATGCTGGCGGGGTAACCATTCATTCGTTATTTGGAATTCCGTTCCGAACCTTTGTGCCTACTACAGAACACATTGATCCTAATTTGGCAATGAATATTAATGAACTCTTCCCTCATTTTAAATATCGAAAAGATAAGCTGGACTTGTTTCGCGAGATAGAACTCATTATTATTGATGAGGTTTCTATGCTAAGAGCTGATCTGCTGGATATTTTGGATCATTCCTTGAGGCGTGTAAGAAGAAATCAATTTCCATTTGGAGGAGCACAATTGCTGTTGATTGGAGATTTATACCAACTACCACCGGTTGTCAAAGATGATTCGGAAAAGATATTGTCAAAATATTATCAGACCCCATTTTTCTTTTCTGCACAGGCATTACAAAATATTCCCTTAATAACGGTAGAATTAACAAAAGTTTACAGACAGCAAAACAAAGAATTTCTTGGGATTCTTGAGGCAGTTCGGCACGCAGATATTCGTAATATTGATTTTGAAAAATTGAACTCCCGATATAAACCGGACTTTGAACCTGAAAATGAAGCTTACATCCATCTTTGCTCCCATAATCGTATTGCTGATCATATTAATCAGAAAAAACTGAGAGAGTTGCAAGAAGCCTCTCAATTTTATAAAGCCACTGTTATTGGAGAATTTAAAGAAACCCAATACCCCAATGATGAAATTATTGAATTGAAAGTAGGTTCTCAAATCATGTTCATTAGAAATGATTCATCTCCTGAAAAAAAATTCTACAATGGCAAACTCGCAAAAATTTCCTGCCTAGAAGAAGATCTTATAAAGGCCGTATTCGAAGAATCTGGAGTAGAATTTACACTTACAAAAGAAGTCTGGGAACAAAAGAAATATACTCTCGACGCTGATAAGAATATAAAAACAGAAGTATTGGGAAGCTTTGAGCAATATCCGATACGTTTAGCCTGGGCGGTCACCATTCATAAAAGTCAGGGACTTACATTTGACCGCGTTATCATTGATGCCGGAAGATCCTTTGCCAGTGGACAGGTATATGTGGCATTAAGCCGATGCAGAACCTTGGAGGGCATTGTTCTGAAATCTAAAATTACCCCGGAAGCTATATTTTGTGATTCCAGAATTGAAAAATTTCAGGATTCAACCAACGCTAATGATATATTAGAGAAGCTTCTTGAGAAAGATAAATATAGTTTTACACTTCTTAAAGTTCAGATGAAAATAGATGCAAGCTGGTTAAAAGATTTTGTGATAAATTGGATAGCTGAAGAAGTATCGGATGAAAAAATAAAAAAACAGGCAGAAAATTTTACAATAGAAAGCGAAAAACTTTTCTATATATCCGAAAAATTCAAAAAGATCATTCATCAGAAAACGCTGGGCTTTATAGCCGGAACAATCCCGTGGACTGAGATTGAAGATAAATGTAAAGGTGCTGTAAACTTCTTTTATAAAAAGGTAGCAGAAGATTTTTTATTGCCTTTAAAAGAGCTTTATTCGGAAACGATAAATAGAAAAGGACTTAAAAAATTTAACGAAGAAACTAAAATATTCCTCTATGATCTTGAAGATTATCTTGAAAAGCTGAAAGAATGCGGTCTTTTGGAAGTTCCTTTATTTGATAAAACACTGGAAGTAGACACTTCTGTAGTTGTTATGAAAAAACCTACTCATTTGATTACATTTCAACTATTTGAAGAGGGAATGCCTCCTTTTGAAATTGCAGAAAAGAGAAACCTTGCCCTATCAACAGTATACAGACATTTGGCGAAAATGGGATTAACTGAAGTAGAAAAGACTTTTAAAATGTAATAGCCTGTAATATTGCTGGTTTTCAAGAGTTTTTCTATTTATTGAATCATAAATATCGGAAGGAACAATTGAGTCTTAACAAATAGAAATTAAGCAAATATTTTAACACATATATCTTCAAACAGGGAATTGTTATTATTAATTTAAAATAAGAAATAGAAGTACTTTCAATACCTTAATTTTTTGTTAAAAAATTCACATTTTGGGGATAATTTACTGTCTGTCAATCAATTTTTGTTATTTTAGCCGGTAAGAATAAATTTATGCTTATTGAGGAGGAGTTTAGGGCAATATATTTAAACTATAAAATAAAGGAAATTGTTCCGTTTCTTAAAAAGCTTACACAAAAAGATAAAAAAGAAGTCGCTTCCATTTTAAAAAATAATATTAATAAAGAATGGGGGCACAACAATATTTCTGTGTTAGCTACTTTGGTATGTTCTAAAACGAAGAATGAATATGAAAAGATAGGCCCGGGATATTATTCCATGCCCGTTAATCTTATTGATGAAATCTTTGAAACTTACGTTCCGGAATGGATTGGTGAAAGCCTTCTATTTTTAAGTAATTTTGAATATATAAAGGTATTGGAGTGGGAACAGAAAGGCTATTTAAAGCTAAATGATAATATAAGTGCTTCATTACTTTCCTCTTCATTAGCCTCAAATCATACTTTGGAAGAAATTCTTTTTACTTATCCGGTTACCATAGATTCTCATATCTGGCTTTTATTTGAGTATGAATCTGATATAACTTATCATTCTCATGGCAGGAACTGGAAAGAAATATTGAAAACCCTTGTTCAGGATAATAAAATTACACGCAGTAAGGTTTTAAAATCTAGCATTAGTGCCATTAATCTCAATTTTTCAAAAGATCATAACACTTGGTTTCTGGAGCTTTTTACCTATCTTGTACCAACCGACAAGGAGATTATAGCACTGCAGGAAGAATTATTTGTTGTTTTTCATTCCGTGCAACATTCGCTATTTCCCGGAATACTAAAAATAGTCAGCCTGGCAATCACACAGAATGATTTTAAAACTGAAGAATTTCTACAGGCTACAGCATCATTGATGACCCTTACAACAAAAAATGTTGTGAATGCTCTGCTTCAGATCTTAGAAAAAATAGCCAAGAACAGTAAACCTCTTCATGAAGAGATTTGCATTCTCCTAATGCCTGTTTTTTTGAATAAAGACAAAGCACTTCAGACAAAGGGTGCAAAGATTCTTGCCAAATATGGTGATCCAAATTCTGTGAAAATACAGAACGAACTGATGTTGTATACAGGATCCATTCTTTCTGATGCACAAACCTTGCTGGAAAACTTCTTGGTAGAAAATGAAATTCCACAGAAAGCTACAGTCAAGGATTATGAAACAGTTTCATGGCATTTATCACAGCCTATTGCCCTTATTGAAACAGTAGATGACTTTATATTTTTGGCCTCCCAGATATTCAATAACAATGAAACCTATCATTTTGATTTGTTTTTAGATGCCTTGGTGAGATTTAATGATGACTTTAAAGAAGAGCATTTTAATAAACTTGAACCAGCCTTTAAAGCTGCACTCAAGAGAAAAGAAGCAGAAGGACTTCATCATTTATGGGCTACCTTTCTGATTAATTATGGTCTATTAAAACAGAAAAAAAAGTTACAGGTTTTGGGAGAAGCACGCCTTGGCTTTCCAACCCTTGAAAATTGGAGTGAAAAGAAAACCCCTTTTGTTTTCAAGGCATACCATCAGTTTTTGTTAGGCATATTTGAATTATTAAAACAAAATAAAAAGCTTCCGGTTCTTTCAGTTCCGGATCATACGCCGTGCTGGATTACAATTCATTCCCTTGTTGATAAGTTGAGAATCTATCAACAACATAATGAGCAGCCCATTCCTTTTGATTGGCAAATTGCAATGCTTCGTGCTAAAAAAGAAAACCTAGAACAGGCAGAGCAGTATGCAAAAGAACAGCTCAATGAAAAATATTTTGAGCTTTTAAAACCTGTTTTTGATCAAAACAATTTCAAAGATCAATATAAAAAGGAATTTTTGGAAGGAAACTTTGATTGGGAACTAGGTTACAGGAAAGTTTATAAGTGGAATACTACAGAAGAAATTCCACAACTATTGATATCTGTTGAAATCCAAAAAGAACTTTCCGAAAATGCGACTTTTTTGGATCATTTATTCAACTCCTATCATGGTGTTTATGATAATGACCTGATTTATATTTTGTATTTTGCTCCTTATTTTTCAGGCCCTGTTGTGGCGAAGAAATACAATAAAGATTTGTCAAGCTCTGTTTATCAGTATGATATAAAAGGGAGTGTAGTATTTCTTGATGCATGGATGAAGCTGAATCTACCTTTCCAGCCTGTACATTATTTATTCCTCTCTGCAGGACTGTTTAATAAAGATAAGACTTTCTCTGGTATGGCTTTTGAAGTCTTAGTAAACAAGGCGGTTTCGGAGGATTTCGGAGTACGGGAACTAGGCGTATTGATTGGTAAAAAGATCAATTTTGAATGGGCACCCGTAAAACGATTTACAGATGGTTTGTCAGGGTTTATCAATTTGAGTACCAGTCATAACCAAGCTTTTGAGAAATTGCTGATTTCCATTCTTTCAGCGATTGAAAAACCAGTTTTTAACCTTAAAAAGCTTTTAGAGCTTTACTATGAACTGCTTAACCAAAATCAAACCAAGGTCGATAAAACGATTATCAGTTTGCTTATAGAGTGGGAAAAAGAGAATAACCTGAAAAAAATTATACATCAAATTAAAAACCAATGAAAGAAAGACTCTATGAAATTCTTAATGAGGAAAAAATACATGAGATTATCCCTTTTTTGAAACAGCTAAGTGCAGAAGAAAAGAAGACATTAGTGCCTACGATAAAGAAAATGGGGCGTGAGATCAGTAAGATTGTCATGACCAAAAATTCTTATCATACCGCAGGATCTGTAAATCAACACTCAATTATTGATATTGCTTCATTTGTTTGCATGGATCAGAAAAACTTCGGTAAAAATTACTGGAGCCTTTTCCGAAACATTGAACAGACAGAGCAAATATTGGAGTGGGGGTGCCCGGACTGGTTTTCAGACTTTATCAATGATTCTATAGATGCTGAATTTACCGCATTTAATTATCAGCATATTTTAGGATGGACAGAAAGAGGCTATGTGCAGCCTAAACCTGAATTGCTGGGACATCACTTAAGTAATTATCCCTCTAATCTGGACCATCATCCGGAAACACTCAGTACTCACTTCTGGTATTTATGTGAATATCCATCCAAATCGTTGCCGTTCCGCAAAGAATGGTTTCCATTGGTACAAAAGCTTATTACAGAACAAAAAGTAGATAGAAAAAGATTCCTAAAAGAATGTCTTTTGGCGTCTAACAGAAACTTTAATAAGAATGTAACCGGCTGGTTTATGGATGCTTTTACCGCATTAAAGCCAACCGAAGAAGAATTGGTGGAACTTCAGGATGAGTTGCTTGCCGGATTAACGTCTGCGCAGTCTAAGGCAGTCAATACCATTCTTATACATTTGAAGAAATTAGTAGAATTACCTGCTTTTAAAAGTGATGAATTTTCACACTATCTTCCCAACTTACTGAGTTCAGAAATTAAAACAGTAGTTATTGCAGGCTTGGCTTTAACAGAAAAAATATTCCAGCACAAAAAGCTTGATCCCGAAATGTTGGGAATAGCTTTAAGTACTGCATTTGTAAGTAAAGATGATAGTATACAGTCGAAAGCAGCAAAAATTATTCTGAAATATATCCCAGCATCTGAAAATATAAAGGAGGCACTTTCTCATTATTCGGATAATATATTGAGTAATGTACGTCCTGTTTTAGCTAAATATATTGAAGACAAACAACAGGAGCTTGATGCCATAGCTTCAGAAAGAATATTACTGACGGCAAAGGAAAATAAAATCAAAGAGCTTGAAAGTTTTGAGGATTTAATGTTTTTCCTGCCATTAGCAATAGAAGACCCATACAGCTATCACTGTGATATTGCCTTGGATGGATTGATGCGCTTTGCTAATAAAAACGATGCCGAGTCTGTTAAATTAATAGAACCTGTATTTCTAAAAGCCTGTAAAACAATTGCCAGATGGGAAGTTCCCTATTTGAATGTTCTTCTGTGCAATCTGATTATAAATTACGGATTAAGTTTATTGGAAAAATATCCAATTCAGCTTAAAAATCTGGAGAAAATATATCATAAGACCTGTGAAGATGAAGCTTCAAGAGAGATTTATTCAAATTATCTTAAAAAACTAGGTCCAATAGAAAAAGTTGGAACAAAGGATCCTGTTACAAAAGCTTTCAAGGAGATGGCCGTATATATTTCTCAAAAGATAAAATCCGGAGAAAATATTCCCCTGTTATTTACAGTAACTCATACCCCTTGTTGGATTTCTCCCGTTAGTCTGGTAGAAAGATTAGAAGCCTATCAAAACAAAAATATTGAGCCCAATCATTTGGATATGCAGCTGGCATTGCAACGTTGTGCTCTGGACGATACTTCGGAAGCTTTGCAGTTGGTTGAGAAAAGATTAAAAGGTGAGTATAAAGAGCTGTTACTTTTCTTCTTTGGTAAAAACGAAAAACCAAAAGGAGAACTTATCCATTCATCATGGTGGATGACGGCCGGTATTACACGTTCACCGGAAACTGTTTTTAAGGAATTTAGTAGTTTCGGATATGATGATATTCCGGTAGAATTCCTTTCGGGAGCCTATCAATGGAAAACAATTGACAGCAAGAAAAATTCATATTATCCTGTGGAGTTGAACATTGTTATTCCAAAATATCATCTTGAAAAAAGAAAAGAGCCTTTGTTTCTGGAGTTTTTTATTGCTGAACAAAAAGAACTTTCCGAAATTCCTGCAATGATGTGGTGCTTTCCGAATACACCGGCAAATACCTTGGCAAAAGTAATCAGAAACTGCCTTTTCTATTCGGGTATTGCTGAAGTTTATGAAAGAAACCTGGTTTTAAATACAGCACAGGCTTTTTATCAGATCAAAAGACCTCTGGATGAAATGGGTTATCTGTTTTTAGGAACCATCTTTTTGGATGGAGATAAAACCATCAGAGGAACTGCTGCTGAAATCTGGCTGGAACATGTTTCTCATCAAATGATGGATAATGCACAGCTAGGTAAGGTAATTGGTCTGCATGAAAAACTTGAGTGGGCGCCTGTTAAAAGATTAACAGACCTTATCCAGCATCATATGCTTAACGTAAGCAAAAACCATAACGTTGCTCTGGAAGAGTTGATATCCGGTATACTGCTTCAGATGGAAAATCCGGTTACCAATTTGAAGAAATTACTGGAAGTTTATCATGAGGTATTGGCTTTAAATCAATCGGAGGCGAAAGGAAATATAATAGAAAAACTGAACAGCTGGAAAGAAAATTCGAGCCTGAAAAAAATCTGCAATCTTCTTCTAAAAAAATAAATTATGGAAGATATGCTTACTTACAATTATTCCAGATCATCTGCACTGGTAAAGAAAGATGCTCTGGAAGAACTGTTTCTCTCCAAATATAGCGAGATACAGAAAAATACCGATGTTCCCTGCTTTTTCTGGGGGAACGTAGGACAACCTTTTATTTTGGCCCGTTGCCTAATTACACTTTCCAATATTGTAAAGTCAAGCTTTAATCTGTCACCATTTCAGATGGCATTGCTCAAAGATCCTATTGTGACCGCCGGAAATGAGAGGTTGCGATTTGAAGGCTTTTCTCATTGCGCAGGAGTGTATGCACGAGTGGATGTTCTTCCGGATGGATTGGATGGGGAGTTTTTGGAAAACGGAACTACAAATGTAGATTTTAATCAACCCATGATAACCGCCCTTGGAAGTATTCGCCCCAATGAAAAAATTATGCTTTCTGTTGGTGACAAAGAATTCGGGTTATATAAAGAAGAAAAAAAAGTAGTGGAAAGAAAGGTTCCATTGCCTACAAAATGGATTAAGGGCTTAGGAACAGTACAGATATACCTGTCTGAATCACAAAAGCAACATAGTTTTAATAAGATACAAACTCAGCAGCTATTCAGAGGAATGCCGAAAGGGACAGTAAAGTCAGACTATTATCTTATCGTAAGAGGAAATAAACCGATGTTTTCTCCTGTAAAATCTGCTGATGCTGTCTGCATTGGAGGACTTCACAGGTTAAGACTATTGGAACCATTGCTTCCTTATATAGATCATATGCAGGTATTTCCGCATCCTAATATGCAGTCTACCACCTGGCAGCTTTATATGGGAAATATAAAATTTAGTTTTTCCCTGTCAAGAGAGAGCTGGAGAGGGTTTTCAGGAGAAGGGGCTGTTTTGGATAGTCTTACAACAGAAGTATCAGATGAATGGATTGATGCTCTGGACAAATATGCCTACGCTAACCAATCATTCAATGCAATGGTTCTAGCACTAGAGGAAAACATTAGCCTGAATAAAGCAGATAATATTACAGGAAGATTGGCTTCAATGGGATTGTTGGGATATGATCTTGACGATAATGAGTTCTTCTACCGCAGATTGCCCTTTAAGCTAAGCCGTATCTTAGAATTAAATCCACGTATGAAGAATGCTGAAAAACTGATTGAAGATGGAAAAGTTGAGATTTTAAGCAATCATAAAGAAAGAACAGAAGCCAGGGTACAAGGCACAGGAGTACACCATACCGTAATTATTGAAGACGAAAAGGAGCGTTGTACCTGCGAATGGTTCAGTAAATATCAAGGCGAAAGAGGTCCTTGTAAACACGTGCTTGCAGTGAAGAAACTTGTAAATAGTTAATAATAGAAATGTTGATAAGCGCAGAGGCGTAAAGAAAATGCTTGCGATTCTTAGAATCTATTGCGTCTTTGCGATTACCAACATATTAGGCACTATACTTCTTGATTAGCTTTGTGTCTGTTTTATCCATTCCTCATATGCCAAAACACCTAATTCAGGTTTTCCATCGCCCTCCAAAATAGAAATAAACTCAAGCTGGTTACCATCAGGATCATTGAAATAGATGGCCAGTGCAGGCATCCAGGCAAATACCATAGGTTCAATGCTTCCGTTTTTCAAAAAGTTATATGGCTTTAGATTCTTATTTTCCAAAAACTTCACAGAATAGTTTAAAATATCTTCTTTACTGCTGGAGAAAGCAAAATGTCTGGGTTGAAGATTCTCTTTTTGCTCCCACAATCCTAGCATAAACTCTTTCTCTTCTCCAATCCATAAAAATGCTATAGGTCTTGTTCCATCTCTATGAGCCAGCCTCAATCCCAATACTTCTGTATAAAATTGAATGGCTTTTTCCAAATCACTTACCTGAACATGAGTTTCGTATAATCCTTTAATCATAGCTTTAATTTTAATGAAGACAAAGCTAGAGAACACATGTGTAAAAACCGGAGATTACCGATTTCTTTATTTGAAATGAATGATAGAAGCTTTAAATGAATGATGTTGCTGTTCAATATTAATTTATAGTTCCAATATTTAATAAGAGTGGACTTTAGCCCCCTTAAAAAAAATCGTCTTCATCTGGCTTCAGCCAAAATCTTATTTTAAAATATATTTCTCACATTTTTCTTAAAATAAAAAATAAAATTTTCACAGAAAATAAACTACGCAAAATGATTGCGTAATACTGTTTTTACTTTGCATCAGAAATCAGAGAGGAAGTAATAATCCTTTCAATGTTTAACAAAAAAAACAGTAACTCATGAAATTTAATTTTTTGAAAAAAGAAAACAAAGTAGTCTTGAACTATGAGGGAGCAAAAGCATATGTGATGACCCCTGCAGAAGAATTGTATAGTGCTGTGGTTACAACAGGGCTTTCTAATATTACTTATGAAAAAGGGAATGAGAGATTGGAGAGAATACAGTCTCTGATTAAGAAAAATGATCCCGAATTTGTAGCAAAACTAGCTGTGTATGCTAGAAAAGATATGTACTTGCGTTCCATTCCATTGGTTTTGGCTACAGAGCTGGCAAGAGAAGCTTCAGGCTCAGACCTGGTAAGCAAAACAGTGGATGGAGTTGTTCAAAGAGCTGATGAAATCACAGAACTGCTGGCTTATTACCAGCTTGCCAATGAAAGAACAGAAACAAAAAAACTGAACAGGCTATCTAAGCAAATTCAGAAAGGATTGATAAAGTCATTCAATAAGTTTGACGAATACCAGTTTGCAAAATATAACAGGAAAGGAGAAGTAACATTGAAAGATGCCTTATTCCTGGTACACCCAAAAGCTAAGAATGAGAACCAGCAAACCATTTTTAATAAAATTGCAGGTGATGTGTTAGAAGTTCCTTACACGTGGGAAGTTGAGCTTTCTGTGCTGGGACAGAAAAAATATACTGATCAAGAAGAAAGAGAACAGGCTTTCAAAATCAAATGGGAAGAATTGATCTTCAGCAATAAACTAGGATACATGGCAACCCTGCGAAACCTAAGAAATATTCTGGAGGCAGAAGTATCAGCAGATGCAATGAATAAAATTTGTCGTTATCTGGCTGATGAAAAAGCGGTTATTCATTCAAAGCAGTTGCCGTTCAGATTTCTGGCAGCATACAGGGAATTGAAAACCATTGATTCACCTTATTTGTCTTCTGTACTGGAAGCATTGGAAAATGCAGTTGTGGTAAGTGCTCAGAATATCAAAGGCTTTGGCTTCAATACTTCTGTGGTTATTGCAGCTGATGTCTCAGGTTCAATGCAGAAAAAGGTTTCTCCAAAAAGTAAAATCTTGCTGTATGACATTGGTTTGTTGATGTCAATGATCTTACAGTCACAATGCAAAAATGTAGTAACAGGGATGTTCGGTGATCGTTGGTTACGGGTTCCAATGCCTAAAAATGGAATCCTAAGAAATGTAGATGCATTCTATAAGCGTGAAGGTGAAGTGGGGTATTCTACCAACGGTTATCTGGTCATCGAAGATTTGATTAAAAGACGGGAAAAAGTGGAAAAAGTAATGCTGTTCACAGATACCCAAATGTGGGATAGCTCTGGAAACAA
This genomic interval from Chryseobacterium joostei contains the following:
- a CDS encoding AAA family ATPase, which translates into the protein MEVLVELLENTNRSVFLTGKAGTGKTTFLNDFVKKTRKKHIIVAPTGIAAINAGGVTIHSLFGIPFRTFVPTTEHIDPNLAMNINELFPHFKYRKDKLDLFREIELIIIDEVSMLRADLLDILDHSLRRVRRNQFPFGGAQLLLIGDLYQLPPVVKDDSEKILSKYYQTPFFFSAQALQNIPLITVELTKVYRQQNKEFLGILEAVRHADIRNIDFEKLNSRYKPDFEPENEAYIHLCSHNRIADHINQKKLRELQEASQFYKATVIGEFKETQYPNDEIIELKVGSQIMFIRNDSSPEKKFYNGKLAKISCLEEDLIKAVFEESGVEFTLTKEVWEQKKYTLDADKNIKTEVLGSFEQYPIRLAWAVTIHKSQGLTFDRVIIDAGRSFASGQVYVALSRCRTLEGIVLKSKITPEAIFCDSRIEKFQDSTNANDILEKLLEKDKYSFTLLKVQMKIDASWLKDFVINWIAEEVSDEKIKKQAENFTIESEKLFYISEKFKKIIHQKTLGFIAGTIPWTEIEDKCKGAVNFFYKKVAEDFLLPLKELYSETINRKGLKKFNEETKIFLYDLEDYLEKLKECGLLEVPLFDKTLEVDTSVVVMKKPTHLITFQLFEEGMPPFEIAEKRNLALSTVYRHLAKMGLTEVEKTFKM
- a CDS encoding DUF6493 family protein, which encodes MLIEEEFRAIYLNYKIKEIVPFLKKLTQKDKKEVASILKNNINKEWGHNNISVLATLVCSKTKNEYEKIGPGYYSMPVNLIDEIFETYVPEWIGESLLFLSNFEYIKVLEWEQKGYLKLNDNISASLLSSSLASNHTLEEILFTYPVTIDSHIWLLFEYESDITYHSHGRNWKEILKTLVQDNKITRSKVLKSSISAINLNFSKDHNTWFLELFTYLVPTDKEIIALQEELFVVFHSVQHSLFPGILKIVSLAITQNDFKTEEFLQATASLMTLTTKNVVNALLQILEKIAKNSKPLHEEICILLMPVFLNKDKALQTKGAKILAKYGDPNSVKIQNELMLYTGSILSDAQTLLENFLVENEIPQKATVKDYETVSWHLSQPIALIETVDDFIFLASQIFNNNETYHFDLFLDALVRFNDDFKEEHFNKLEPAFKAALKRKEAEGLHHLWATFLINYGLLKQKKKLQVLGEARLGFPTLENWSEKKTPFVFKAYHQFLLGIFELLKQNKKLPVLSVPDHTPCWITIHSLVDKLRIYQQHNEQPIPFDWQIAMLRAKKENLEQAEQYAKEQLNEKYFELLKPVFDQNNFKDQYKKEFLEGNFDWELGYRKVYKWNTTEEIPQLLISVEIQKELSENATFLDHLFNSYHGVYDNDLIYILYFAPYFSGPVVAKKYNKDLSSSVYQYDIKGSVVFLDAWMKLNLPFQPVHYLFLSAGLFNKDKTFSGMAFEVLVNKAVSEDFGVRELGVLIGKKINFEWAPVKRFTDGLSGFINLSTSHNQAFEKLLISILSAIEKPVFNLKKLLELYYELLNQNQTKVDKTIISLLIEWEKENNLKKIIHQIKNQ
- a CDS encoding DUF6493 family protein, whose amino-acid sequence is MKERLYEILNEEKIHEIIPFLKQLSAEEKKTLVPTIKKMGREISKIVMTKNSYHTAGSVNQHSIIDIASFVCMDQKNFGKNYWSLFRNIEQTEQILEWGCPDWFSDFINDSIDAEFTAFNYQHILGWTERGYVQPKPELLGHHLSNYPSNLDHHPETLSTHFWYLCEYPSKSLPFRKEWFPLVQKLITEQKVDRKRFLKECLLASNRNFNKNVTGWFMDAFTALKPTEEELVELQDELLAGLTSAQSKAVNTILIHLKKLVELPAFKSDEFSHYLPNLLSSEIKTVVIAGLALTEKIFQHKKLDPEMLGIALSTAFVSKDDSIQSKAAKIILKYIPASENIKEALSHYSDNILSNVRPVLAKYIEDKQQELDAIASERILLTAKENKIKELESFEDLMFFLPLAIEDPYSYHCDIALDGLMRFANKNDAESVKLIEPVFLKACKTIARWEVPYLNVLLCNLIINYGLSLLEKYPIQLKNLEKIYHKTCEDEASREIYSNYLKKLGPIEKVGTKDPVTKAFKEMAVYISQKIKSGENIPLLFTVTHTPCWISPVSLVERLEAYQNKNIEPNHLDMQLALQRCALDDTSEALQLVEKRLKGEYKELLLFFFGKNEKPKGELIHSSWWMTAGITRSPETVFKEFSSFGYDDIPVEFLSGAYQWKTIDSKKNSYYPVELNIVIPKYHLEKRKEPLFLEFFIAEQKELSEIPAMMWCFPNTPANTLAKVIRNCLFYSGIAEVYERNLVLNTAQAFYQIKRPLDEMGYLFLGTIFLDGDKTIRGTAAEIWLEHVSHQMMDNAQLGKVIGLHEKLEWAPVKRLTDLIQHHMLNVSKNHNVALEELISGILLQMENPVTNLKKLLEVYHEVLALNQSEAKGNIIEKLNSWKENSSLKKICNLLLKK
- a CDS encoding SWIM zinc finger family protein, encoding MEDMLTYNYSRSSALVKKDALEELFLSKYSEIQKNTDVPCFFWGNVGQPFILARCLITLSNIVKSSFNLSPFQMALLKDPIVTAGNERLRFEGFSHCAGVYARVDVLPDGLDGEFLENGTTNVDFNQPMITALGSIRPNEKIMLSVGDKEFGLYKEEKKVVERKVPLPTKWIKGLGTVQIYLSESQKQHSFNKIQTQQLFRGMPKGTVKSDYYLIVRGNKPMFSPVKSADAVCIGGLHRLRLLEPLLPYIDHMQVFPHPNMQSTTWQLYMGNIKFSFSLSRESWRGFSGEGAVLDSLTTEVSDEWIDALDKYAYANQSFNAMVLALEENISLNKADNITGRLASMGLLGYDLDDNEFFYRRLPFKLSRILELNPRMKNAEKLIEDGKVEILSNHKERTEARVQGTGVHHTVIIEDEKERCTCEWFSKYQGERGPCKHVLAVKKLVNS
- a CDS encoding VOC family protein, which translates into the protein MIKGLYETHVQVSDLEKAIQFYTEVLGLRLAHRDGTRPIAFLWIGEEKEFMLGLWEQKENLQPRHFAFSSSKEDILNYSVKFLENKNLKPYNFLKNGSIEPMVFAWMPALAIYFNDPDGNQLEFISILEGDGKPELGVLAYEEWIKQTQS
- a CDS encoding TROVE domain-containing protein, with translation MKFNFLKKENKVVLNYEGAKAYVMTPAEELYSAVVTTGLSNITYEKGNERLERIQSLIKKNDPEFVAKLAVYARKDMYLRSIPLVLATELAREASGSDLVSKTVDGVVQRADEITELLAYYQLANERTETKKLNRLSKQIQKGLIKSFNKFDEYQFAKYNRKGEVTLKDALFLVHPKAKNENQQTIFNKIAGDVLEVPYTWEVELSVLGQKKYTDQEEREQAFKIKWEELIFSNKLGYMATLRNLRNILEAEVSADAMNKICRYLADEKAVIHSKQLPFRFLAAYRELKTIDSPYLSSVLEALENAVVVSAQNIKGFGFNTSVVIAADVSGSMQKKVSPKSKILLYDIGLLMSMILQSQCKNVVTGMFGDRWLRVPMPKNGILRNVDAFYKREGEVGYSTNGYLVIEDLIKRREKVEKVMLFTDTQMWDSSGNKHSFEDSWNRYKAIAPDAKLYIFDLAGYGRQPIDIKRNDVYLIAGWSDKIFDVLNALEDQKSAIEMIEKVVL